The sequence below is a genomic window from Mycobacteroides abscessus ATCC 19977.
TAACCGGGCCGCCACCGCCTCCAGCGCATTCCTAAATCCTTGTGCAAGAGCATGTTCTATGTCTCGACGCGCATCGAGCCGGGCAACCGAGCGCGACAGCGCGGGTTCCATGGCCGAGAACTCCCGCACCATCAGTGCGTCGAGCAGGTCGCGCTTGTTTTGGTAGTAGTTGTAGAACGTGCCGTGGCTGACCCCGAGTTTTTCTACGATCTCGTTCACGCCGACCGCGTGATACCCGTCGGACAGGAAGCATGTGAGCGCGGCATCGAGGAGTTCGTTGCGCCGGTCGGCCGCGGCCGGCAATGGAACATGCACCGAGTCAACGGTTTCCCCCGCGACGCGGCCCTCTCCCGGCTCCAGGACCACACCGTCACGCAGGATTCCCTTCTCCGCGATCAGCGACGCAGTGGTGACGAAACGCTCTCGGGTACTGGGATTGTCGTGTCGGCTTTGGGCGAGCAGAAAGCCGGGCAAGACCAGTGCCGGCAGCAGACGCGCCAGCACCGCCTGGTTGTGTGCGTCCTCCGGTAGCCAGCCGGCCCGGCGGCCGGATTCCAGGCCACGTTGCACGTACGAATCGAGCATCGACTGAATGCCAAGGACGCGCTGCTTGAGTTCCTTGTCGGCCGCCGCGGACTGAACGGTGAGAAGTTTCAGCAGCGCGGGCTCCTGATCGACCAGCGCGTAGAGGCGCCGGCCGCCCTCCATGATGATGTCGTTTCGTTCTTCGATGCCGGCCGTACCACCGACCACTTCGAGAAAATCGTCGAGCGCCAAGGTGTCGACGAGCCGCTCCACGCCGTAGTCAAAAACCAGGTCGAGCACCTCGCGCTTACTCTCGACGTACCGGTAGACCGTGCCCTGCCCCATACCTGCCCGGGTCGCGATATCGGACATGCTGGTCTGCTCGTAACCGTTTTCGGTGAAGGCCGCGAATGCGGCGTCGACGATCTGTTGACGCCGTCTGTCGGCAAGCCCGGACACCGGGGGCCGTCCTCGGCGAGGGGGCTCCTGCGCCACTAGCTGCTCCATCGACGTGTCCGACCTGACTGCGGCGCGCAGATGTGAGCGCCTCGTTGCCGTCCGAGTGTAAACGCCTATCCGGTCAGACTCAGCAGACTCAGCCTTCCAGCTTGTAGCCCAGCCCGCGCACCGTCACCAAGTGGACCGGGTTCGCCGGATCCGCCTCGATCTTCGAACGCAGCCGCTTGACATGCACGTCGAGGGTCTTGGTGTCGCCCACGTAGTCCGCACCCCACACCCTGTCGATCAGCTGCCCGCGGGTGAGCACCCGGCCGCTGTTGCGGATCAGGTATTCCAGGAGGTCGAACTCCTTGAGCGGCAAAGTAATTGCCTCGCCATTCACGGAGACGGTGTGCCGATCGACATCCATGCGCACCGGTCCTGCCTCCAACACCCCGTCACCGGAGGCCGTCTCCTCGGAATCCGATCCGCGGCGCAGCACCGCACGAATGCGGGCGATGAGCTCGCGCGCCGAATACGGCTTGGTCACGTAATCGTCGGCACCCAGCTCCAGCCCGACGACCTTGTCGATCTCGCTGTCGCGCGCGGTCACCATGATCACCGGAACGCTGGACTTGGCGCGCAGCTGCTTACAGACATCGGTGCCGCTCATGCCGGGCAGCATGAGGTCCAACAGCACGATATCGGCGCCGGCGCGCTCGAATTCGGCGAGCGCGGAGGGGCCGTCGTTCACGATGGTCGCCTCGAACCCCTCCTTGCGCAGTAGGAAGGCCAGTGGATCGGCCAGCGAGTCTTCGTCCTCAACAATCAAGACACTGGTCATCGACGTACATGTTCCTCTCGTGTAGTCGCTTTGTGCTCTTCGCGTAAGCGGCTGGGCGGTACTTGGGATGAGCCGATGCGAAGACCATCGGCCGGGGATGAGCCGATGCGAAGACCATCGGCCGGGGATGAGCCGATGCGAAGACCATCGGCCGGGGATGAGCCGATGCGAAGACCATCGGCCGGGGATGTGCTGGTCAGAAGCCCGTCAGCTTTCGATGATCCGCTGGCGGGTAGACCATGGGGTCGTGGGGGATGGTTAGTCGCGTCTTTGCGAGGTGTGGTGTCGCCGGTTGGTGAATCGGCCTGGGTGTCTTCGGCATCGTCATCGTCTACATCGTCCTCGTATACGGGCAGCGACAGCGTGAAGGTCGATCCCGTACCCGGCTGACTCCAGAGTTTGATGACGCCGTTGTGGTTGGCGGCGACGTGCTTGACGATCGCCAGCCCCAGCCCGGTGCCTCCGGTATCGCGCGAGCGCGCCTTATCCACCCGGAAGAACCGTTCGAATACGCGTTCCTGGTGTTCCTTGGCGATCCCGATGCCCCGGTCGGTCACCGCGATCTCGACCTTGTCGCCGCGGCGGCGCCGGCTGATCGATACCGGTGAACCCTGCGGCGAGTAGGCGATCGCATTGGCGACCAGGTTGCTGATCGCGGTGATGAGTAGCGTGGGGTCGCCGCGCACCTCAAATCCGCTGGGTGCGTCGGTGGTGACCGCGATATCGGCGTTCTCGGCGGCCACCTTGGACCGGCTCAACGCCTCAGATACCACGAAGTCGACGTCGACGACCTCCAGATCGGGCAGCTTTTCGGCCCCCTGTAGCCGTGATAGCGCGATGAGTTCGGTGACCATGTTGCCCAGACGGCGTGATTCGGCCAGCACCTGCTCGCCGAAGTGGCGCACCGTCTCGGGGTCGTCGGAGGATTCCAGCAGTGCCTCGGCGAGCACCCCCATCGCCCCGACCGGCGTCTTGAGCTCATGACTGACATTGGCCACGAAATCGCGACGGGTGGCCTCCATACGCACATGCTCGGAGTCGTCGTCGACGTAGATGACCACCCAGCGGGTGTCGGCATCGGACAGCCGGCGCACGTGACCGCGCAGCGAGAATCCCGCGCGACCCGGCGCCCTCGGCTTGGTGGTCAGGTCCACTTCGACGGCCTCACCGGTGGCCAGGGTCCGCTGGGCGGCGTTCCATGCCTGCCCGTCGAGCTGACGGTCGCGCACCAGGCCGAGCTCGCGGGCCCGGGCATTGACCAGGACCACGTCCTGGTGCTTGTCGACGACGACAATCCCGGTCGGCGAGATGGCGACGATGCGCTCCAGCATCTGGGAGACCGTCAGGCCGGTCTGGGCTACTTCGGAAGCATTTCGATGGGTCGATGCGCGGCGCGAGTACCACACGCCCAGCGCCGCGCCCACAGCAAGCGCCGCGAGCGCAGCGGTCGCGACGAGAAGGGCCGATGCGGCGGTCACGCGAAAAGCGTACGCATTCGGTGAACGTCACCCCAGCAGCGTGCGGCTAAATGCCGAGCAAGTCACATATTCCGGCACAGGTGTTAGGCCTGAGTTCACCGAGTATTCGCCGATTGGCGACCTTCTGGTGGGGCCGGACTCGCGATGAGGTTATTTTGCACCCTGGTTGGCTACCGCGGCCGCGCCGGCGGCCGCAGCCTCCGGATCCAGGTAGACCCCGCCAGGAGTGACCGGCTTGAGGTTTTCGTCGAGGTCGTACCGCAACGGAATGCCGGTGGGAATGTTCAGACCGACAATCTCCTCGTCGGAGATCCCGTCGAGATATTTGACCAGCGCGCGCAGCGAATTGCCATGCGCGGCAACGAGCACTGTCTTGCCCGCACGCAGCTCCGGCACAATGGCCTCTTCGTAGTACGGCACGAATCGCGCCACCACGTCGGCCAGACATTCGGTCAGCGGCCCACCGTCGATATCGGCGTAGCGCGGATCCTGATCCTGGCTGTAGTGGCTGCCCCGCTCGATGGGTGGGGGCGGGGTGTCATAGCTGCGGCGCCACGCCATGAACTGCTCTTCGCCATATTTGGCCTTGGTTTCCGCCTTGTCCAAACCCTGCAGCGCGCCGTAGTGCCGCTCGTTGAGGCGCCAGTCCCGCACCACCGGAATCCACAGCCGGTCGGCGGTGTCGAGAGCCAGATGCGCGGTATTGATGGCGCGACGCAGCAGCGAGGTGAACAGAATGTCGGGCAGCAGACCCTGCTGAGCCAGCAGCTCACCACCGCGCTGTGCCTCGGACCTGCCCTTTTCCGTCAGGTCGACATCGACCCAGCCGGTGAACAGGTTCTTGGCGTTCCACTGGCTCTCGCCGTGGCGCAGCAGGATCAGGGTGGCTCCGTT
It includes:
- a CDS encoding TetR/AcrR family transcriptional regulator, yielding MSGLADRRRQQIVDAAFAAFTENGYEQTSMSDIATRAGMGQGTVYRYVESKREVLDLVFDYGVERLVDTLALDDFLEVVGGTAGIEERNDIIMEGGRRLYALVDQEPALLKLLTVQSAAADKELKQRVLGIQSMLDSYVQRGLESGRRAGWLPEDAHNQAVLARLLPALVLPGFLLAQSRHDNPSTRERFVTTASLIAEKGILRDGVVLEPGEGRVAGETVDSVHVPLPAAADRRNELLDAALTCFLSDGYHAVGVNEIVEKLGVSHGTFYNYYQNKRDLLDALMVREFSAMEPALSRSVARLDARRDIEHALAQGFRNALEAVAARLPALIFVCTEAAGVDPEALQSIIQFFRFASVRSEQSVFSMIGADRINPAMDTEFLGQAFVSLLVGAVTLVVDDDGRTDRVDEYAQAITQFLLYGLNPVP
- a CDS encoding response regulator transcription factor, whose product is MTSVLIVEDEDSLADPLAFLLRKEGFEATIVNDGPSALAEFERAGADIVLLDLMLPGMSGTDVCKQLRAKSSVPVIMVTARDSEIDKVVGLELGADDYVTKPYSARELIARIRAVLRRGSDSEETASGDGVLEAGPVRMDVDRHTVSVNGEAITLPLKEFDLLEYLIRNSGRVLTRGQLIDRVWGADYVGDTKTLDVHVKRLRSKIEADPANPVHLVTVRGLGYKLEG
- a CDS encoding sensor histidine kinase yields the protein MTAASALLVATAALAALAVGAALGVWYSRRASTHRNASEVAQTGLTVSQMLERIVAISPTGIVVVDKHQDVVLVNARARELGLVRDRQLDGQAWNAAQRTLATGEAVEVDLTTKPRAPGRAGFSLRGHVRRLSDADTRWVVIYVDDDSEHVRMEATRRDFVANVSHELKTPVGAMGVLAEALLESSDDPETVRHFGEQVLAESRRLGNMVTELIALSRLQGAEKLPDLEVVDVDFVVSEALSRSKVAAENADIAVTTDAPSGFEVRGDPTLLITAISNLVANAIAYSPQGSPVSISRRRRGDKVEIAVTDRGIGIAKEHQERVFERFFRVDKARSRDTGGTGLGLAIVKHVAANHNGVIKLWSQPGTGSTFTLSLPVYEDDVDDDDAEDTQADSPTGDTTPRKDATNHPPRPHGLPASGSSKADGLLTSTSPADGLRIGSSPADGLRIGSSPADGLRIGSSPADGLRIGSSQVPPSRLREEHKATTREEHVRR
- a CDS encoding phosphoglyceromutase, whose amino-acid sequence is MSGETSSKTNGATLILLRHGESQWNAKNLFTGWVDVDLTEKGRSEAQRGGELLAQQGLLPDILFTSLLRRAINTAHLALDTADRLWIPVVRDWRLNERHYGALQGLDKAETKAKYGEEQFMAWRRSYDTPPPPIERGSHYSQDQDPRYADIDGGPLTECLADVVARFVPYYEEAIVPELRAGKTVLVAAHGNSLRALVKYLDGISDEEIVGLNIPTGIPLRYDLDENLKPVTPGGVYLDPEAAAAGAAAVANQGAK